A genomic segment from Roseibium algicola encodes:
- the tpiA gene encoding triose-phosphate isomerase, whose amino-acid sequence MSAAIKPLVAGNWKMNGLKASQAEVYKMIAGISDDLADSVDAMICAPATLIAAIAEKAGSGALSVGGQDCHTAVSGAHTGDISAEMLADAGAKAVIVGHSERRTDHAESDVDVNEKARAAWRAGLVAIVCVGETEAERKAGQALAIVDRQLNGSVPDGATAENCVIAYEPVWAIGTGLTPTAGDVEEMHKAMRDNLSARFGGEGASMRLLYGGSVKPGNARELMSVANVDGALVGGASLKAEDFLGILAAYS is encoded by the coding sequence ATGAGCGCAGCGATCAAGCCGCTGGTTGCCGGTAACTGGAAAATGAACGGTCTGAAGGCAAGCCAGGCTGAAGTCTACAAGATGATCGCCGGCATCAGTGACGATCTGGCGGATTCGGTCGATGCGATGATTTGTGCGCCTGCAACGCTGATCGCAGCAATTGCGGAAAAGGCTGGCAGTGGCGCTCTGTCTGTAGGTGGTCAGGATTGCCATACCGCTGTATCTGGTGCTCACACCGGCGATATTTCTGCTGAAATGCTTGCAGATGCCGGCGCAAAGGCCGTCATCGTCGGTCATTCCGAACGCCGGACGGATCACGCTGAAAGCGATGTTGATGTCAATGAAAAGGCTCGGGCAGCCTGGAGAGCCGGTCTTGTGGCGATTGTGTGTGTCGGCGAGACAGAAGCCGAGCGCAAGGCAGGCCAGGCACTTGCTATTGTCGACCGCCAATTGAACGGATCGGTTCCGGATGGGGCGACTGCCGAAAACTGCGTGATTGCCTACGAGCCGGTCTGGGCGATCGGTACAGGTCTGACACCCACCGCAGGTGATGTTGAGGAAATGCACAAGGCAATGCGGGACAATCTTTCCGCAAGGTTCGGCGGGGAAGGAGCTTCCATGCGCCTTCTTTACGGCGGGTCTGTGAAACCGGGCAATGCGCGTGAACTGATGTCTGTTGCCAATGTCGACGGCGCCCTTGTTGGCGGCGCCAGTCTCAAGGCTGAAGATTTCCTCGGCATACTTGCTGCTTATTCCTGA
- the secG gene encoding preprotein translocase subunit SecG has product METVVIVIHLMVVLALVLVVLLQRSEGGALGIGGGGGGLMSSRGTANILTRATAVLAVAFFATSLTLSLIAKNQDRPGSILDAVPAATQEAPATTDGTTEGGSGGVLDSLKQLNQQQPSGPQVPAAQ; this is encoded by the coding sequence ATGGAAACCGTAGTCATCGTAATCCACTTGATGGTCGTCCTGGCCCTGGTGCTTGTTGTCCTCCTGCAGCGTTCCGAAGGCGGCGCGCTTGGCATTGGCGGCGGAGGCGGTGGTCTGATGTCCAGTCGTGGGACTGCGAATATCCTGACGCGTGCAACTGCCGTTCTGGCGGTCGCTTTCTTCGCTACTTCGCTGACGCTCAGCCTTATTGCAAAGAATCAGGACCGGCCCGGTTCGATTCTTGATGCTGTTCCGGCAGCAACCCAGGAAGCGCCTGCCACGACGGACGGCACGACCGAAGGCGGTTCAGGCGGTGTTCTCGATTCGTTGAAACAGCTGAACCAACAGCAACCTTCCGGACCTCAGGTCCCGGCCGCCCAGTAA
- a CDS encoding CTP synthase: protein MARYIFITGGVVSSLGKGLASAALGALLQARGYKVRLRKLDPYLNVDPGTMSPYQHGECFVTDDGAETDLDLGHYERFTGRPANQQDNITTGRIYQDIIAKERRGDYLGGTVQVIPHVTDAIKNFVLTGNEDYDFVLVEIGGTVGDIEGLPFFEAIRQLGNDLPRGDVVYVHLTLMPYIPSAGEMKTKPTQHSVKELRSIGIQPDILMIRCDRPIPETEKRKLSLFCNVRESAVIPAYDVKSIYDVPVAYHKEGLDDEVLAAFGIKGAPAPVLDRWNGISEAVANPEGEVKIAIVGKYTVLKDAYKSLIEALVHGGIANRVKVNLEWIESETFEKEDPSPYLEGVHGILVPGGFGERGAEGKIAAAHFARTRKIPYFGICFGMQMAVLEAARNLAGIAEANSTEFGPAKEPVVGLMTEWTKGNRKEVRDAEGDLGGTMRLGAYPAALKTGSKIAEIYGTTSISERHRHRYEVNIGYRDELEKCGLIFAGTSPDGVLPETVEIADHPWFVGVQYHPELKSRPFDPHPLFASFISAAIHQGRLV, encoded by the coding sequence ATGGCGCGATATATTTTCATCACTGGCGGCGTGGTCTCCTCGCTTGGAAAAGGTCTTGCTTCTGCAGCACTGGGCGCATTGCTCCAGGCTCGCGGTTACAAGGTCCGTCTCCGCAAACTCGATCCCTACCTGAACGTCGATCCGGGCACCATGAGCCCGTATCAGCATGGCGAATGCTTTGTGACCGACGATGGTGCGGAAACAGACCTCGATCTCGGCCACTACGAACGGTTCACCGGCCGTCCTGCGAACCAGCAGGACAACATCACCACCGGGCGGATCTATCAGGACATCATCGCCAAGGAACGGCGCGGCGATTATCTGGGCGGAACCGTCCAGGTCATTCCGCACGTGACTGATGCGATCAAGAACTTCGTTCTGACCGGCAACGAGGACTACGATTTTGTTCTCGTCGAGATCGGCGGAACTGTGGGCGATATTGAAGGCCTGCCGTTCTTCGAGGCGATCCGCCAGCTTGGCAACGATCTTCCGCGAGGCGATGTCGTCTATGTGCATCTGACCCTGATGCCCTACATCCCGAGCGCCGGTGAAATGAAGACCAAACCGACGCAGCACTCCGTAAAGGAACTGCGGTCCATCGGTATTCAGCCGGATATCCTGATGATCCGTTGTGATCGCCCGATCCCGGAAACGGAAAAACGGAAGCTGTCGCTATTCTGTAACGTGCGCGAGAGCGCGGTCATTCCGGCCTACGACGTCAAGTCGATCTACGACGTGCCGGTCGCCTACCACAAGGAAGGGCTGGACGACGAAGTTCTGGCTGCATTCGGCATCAAGGGGGCACCTGCACCGGTGCTCGATCGCTGGAACGGCATTTCCGAGGCGGTTGCCAATCCGGAAGGCGAGGTCAAGATCGCGATTGTCGGCAAGTACACCGTTCTGAAAGATGCCTACAAGTCGCTGATCGAAGCATTGGTCCATGGCGGTATCGCCAACCGGGTCAAGGTAAACCTTGAATGGATCGAATCGGAGACCTTCGAGAAAGAGGACCCGAGCCCTTATCTGGAAGGTGTTCACGGAATTCTGGTTCCCGGTGGTTTTGGGGAACGGGGTGCCGAGGGCAAGATTGCTGCGGCACACTTCGCCCGGACCCGCAAGATCCCGTATTTCGGAATTTGTTTCGGCATGCAGATGGCGGTTCTGGAAGCGGCACGCAATCTCGCCGGGATCGCCGAAGCCAATTCCACCGAGTTTGGCCCGGCGAAGGAACCTGTTGTCGGCCTGATGACCGAGTGGACGAAGGGCAACCGCAAGGAAGTGCGCGACGCCGAAGGCGATCTGGGCGGTACAATGCGCCTTGGAGCCTATCCTGCTGCGCTCAAGACCGGTTCCAAGATTGCTGAAATTTATGGAACGACCAGCATTTCGGAGCGTCATCGCCACCGGTATGAAGTCAACATCGGCTACCGCGATGAACTCGAGAAATGCGGTCTGATTTTCGCCGGGACATCGCCAGACGGTGTTTTGCCGGAAACGGTCGAAATCGCGGATCATCCCTGGTTCGTCGGTGTTCAGTACCATCCGGAACTGAAGTCCCGTCCTTTCGATCCGCATCCGCTGTTTGCATCCTTCATAAGCGCAGCGATCCATCAGGGCCGTCTGGTCTGA
- a CDS encoding VOC family protein, translating into MVRGLDHVVVAVRDLEAAGQVWADLGFTVTPENRHSWGTANRLVQLDGFFVELLSVADRDLIFEASEEVFSFGAFNRDFLSRHEGASMLVLDSSDPAKDRDDFSKAGLKLYEPFSFERTANLADGGKVQVAFDLTFVSDALAQEIGYFTCRNRFPENFWKEAFQDHANGASTIKTVYLVAGDPSDHHEFLGGFTGQREMRATSLGLELKTARGTISVLTPSAYASLVGTDAAAQITGSLPQIVALEIGCKGLDERKIVPAGQLNGLTLILSPVVS; encoded by the coding sequence ATGGTGCGCGGGCTCGATCACGTCGTTGTAGCGGTGAGGGATCTGGAGGCCGCGGGCCAGGTGTGGGCGGACCTTGGTTTCACGGTTACTCCTGAAAATCGCCATTCCTGGGGAACGGCCAACCGTTTGGTTCAGCTCGACGGTTTTTTCGTCGAGCTGTTGAGCGTTGCCGATCGGGATCTCATTTTCGAGGCTTCTGAAGAGGTTTTCTCGTTCGGGGCTTTCAACCGAGATTTTCTGTCCCGGCACGAAGGGGCCAGCATGCTGGTGCTGGACAGTTCCGATCCTGCGAAGGACAGGGACGATTTCAGCAAGGCAGGACTGAAACTCTACGAGCCGTTTTCCTTCGAGCGCACCGCCAATCTGGCGGATGGCGGCAAGGTGCAAGTTGCCTTCGACCTGACATTTGTCAGTGATGCACTTGCACAGGAGATCGGCTATTTCACCTGCAGGAATCGATTTCCCGAAAATTTCTGGAAAGAAGCCTTTCAGGATCATGCCAACGGCGCGTCAACGATAAAGACAGTCTATCTCGTTGCCGGCGATCCCTCGGATCATCACGAGTTTCTGGGTGGGTTCACGGGCCAACGCGAAATGCGCGCCACCAGTCTGGGTCTGGAGCTCAAGACTGCTCGTGGAACAATCTCCGTGTTAACGCCATCTGCGTATGCGTCACTGGTCGGCACTGATGCAGCTGCGCAAATTACCGGCTCCCTGCCGCAGATTGTTGCTCTGGAAATCGGCTGCAAAGGCTTGGATGAGCGCAAGATAGTGCCGGCAGGCCAGCTCAACGGGCTCACGCTGATCCTGTCGCCAGTTGTTTCGTAA
- a CDS encoding efflux RND transporter periplasmic adaptor subunit produces MTFLPFASFPRNFALVAATSALLAACSDDSQKAAPAAPPPSVTVAKIASQDIRQSARFVGQVAAIDQVDLMARVKGFLEEKAVPDGSVVKKNDLLFTIEKAQYQAALTKAKADLASAKADAALKAADEKRDRDLRDKGHLSEAAYEATLAQKQQAEASVEAAQSSLQEAELNLSYTDISAPFDGQLGKTTYSVGEVVGPTTNSLASLISLAPVYVNFSVSEAQYLNAVKTHGINPADIQPDESPDLKLVLPNGQDYNEKGKIVFIDNQVDTATGTISFRGQFDNKDIRLISGTYVTVVLEAPKTETALVVPQAAIQRDQEGAFALAITSDKKVEQRYVTLGQQEGTDFVVSKGLKEGDEVIIEGLQKVRPGVVVNPVLASKPAEKS; encoded by the coding sequence ATGACTTTTTTGCCTTTTGCCTCTTTCCCTCGCAATTTTGCACTCGTTGCTGCAACCTCGGCTCTGTTGGCCGCGTGCTCTGACGACTCGCAAAAGGCCGCTCCGGCAGCGCCGCCACCATCGGTGACCGTTGCGAAGATTGCGTCCCAGGATATTCGCCAAAGCGCACGTTTTGTCGGGCAGGTCGCTGCAATCGACCAGGTCGATCTCATGGCTCGCGTCAAAGGTTTCCTGGAAGAGAAAGCTGTGCCGGATGGCTCCGTCGTCAAGAAAAACGACCTGTTGTTCACGATTGAAAAAGCGCAGTATCAGGCCGCACTGACAAAGGCCAAGGCGGATCTTGCAAGCGCAAAGGCAGACGCTGCACTGAAGGCTGCTGACGAGAAGCGTGACAGGGACCTCCGAGACAAGGGGCATCTCTCCGAGGCTGCTTACGAAGCGACCTTGGCGCAAAAGCAACAGGCGGAAGCCTCTGTGGAGGCAGCGCAATCGTCTCTGCAGGAGGCGGAACTCAACCTCAGCTACACCGACATTTCGGCACCTTTCGACGGCCAGCTCGGCAAGACCACCTACAGCGTTGGCGAGGTCGTCGGACCCACGACGAATTCACTGGCCAGCTTGATCAGCCTTGCTCCTGTCTACGTCAATTTTTCCGTCAGCGAGGCGCAGTATCTCAACGCGGTCAAGACACACGGGATAAACCCTGCCGATATCCAGCCGGATGAGTCTCCAGACCTGAAACTGGTTCTGCCAAACGGGCAGGACTATAATGAAAAGGGCAAAATCGTCTTCATCGACAATCAGGTCGATACGGCGACAGGCACCATCTCCTTCCGCGGACAATTCGACAACAAGGACATCCGCCTGATTTCCGGAACCTATGTGACGGTGGTTCTCGAAGCGCCGAAAACGGAAACGGCGCTGGTTGTGCCGCAGGCTGCCATTCAAAGGGACCAGGAAGGTGCGTTTGCACTGGCAATCACGTCGGACAAGAAGGTCGAACAGCGCTATGTGACTCTGGGTCAGCAGGAAGGCACGGATTTCGTCGTCTCAAAAGGCCTGAAGGAAGGTGACGAGGTCATCATCGAAGGGTTGCAGAAAGTGCGCCCCGGCGTTGTGGTGAACCCGGTACTTGCTTCCAAGCCGGCGGAGAAAAGCTAA
- a CDS encoding efflux RND transporter permease subunit: MFSRFFIYRPKFALVISIVITIAGVLGYLSLPVEQFPNITPPVVNVTATYTGANAEVLEETVAAPIEGQVNGVDDMIYMQSTSNDSGNYSLNVTFAVGTDPDIATVNTQNRVSQANSQLPSDVTNNGVTVQKASTNMLLVITLFSPNGSYDPVFLSNYASINLKDALARVPGVGLADVMTDFSYGMRIWLDPDRLTSLGMTPTDFITAVRDQNIQVAAGQIGAPPVPDGQQFQYTIKAKGRLASPEEFEQIVLRTGADGAVVTIGDVARVELGAQVYNASGEYNGKPSTVLAIYQAPGANALQVSENVLARLDELAKNFPPDMQYGVPFNTTDFVQASLNDVITTLFLTFLLVVSVVFIFLGNWRATIIPTVAIPVSLIGTFAVLLALGMTLNTISLFALVLAIGIVVDDAIVVVENVERIIADEGLSPKEATTKAMEQITSPVIATTLVLLAVFVPTIFMPGITGRLYSQFAVTISVSVLISSINALTLSPALCGLILKARSGPPRGIMGLFDRGITSVRNGYTGIIRRLVRFAVIGLAVVAGAVALIVTLGGSLPQGFLPSEDQGYLMVDVQLPDGASLQRTENVTKQVVDLTSKTPGVEDVVIVNGYSILNGATSSNAALVIATMKNWEDRQAPDLRIDAILAKFWAEFSTIPGANIIAFNPPPIPGLGTTGGVQVMLQQTGGGSPQDLSSALGSMIYSANQSAEVGRAYSTFRANVPQVFIDLDREKAKTLGINVSDVFTTLQAYLGSYYINDFNIFGRVYKVMIQAEGKFRDRVEDIGALYVRSSDGTMVPMRSILTTQNVLGPQILTRYNMFRAAAVMADPAPGASTGVVINEVNAAGAEALPDGYSLEWTGTALQQLGSGQIVLFILLLSILFTYLFLVAQYESWTMPIAILMSVSFAILGALVAVFATGGDVNLYTQIGMIMLVGMGAKNAILIVEFAMEQRADGKSIKDAAVEAAHLRFRAVMMTALSFLLGVVPLMTASSAGAASQKAIGFAVFGGMLFATCIGILMIPILYVNMQTMRETVKSWFGGKGKTQTEQEPVAS; this comes from the coding sequence ATGTTTTCACGCTTTTTTATCTACCGGCCGAAATTCGCGCTGGTCATTTCCATTGTTATCACTATTGCCGGTGTGCTTGGGTATCTGTCGCTTCCGGTTGAACAGTTTCCGAATATCACCCCGCCGGTCGTAAACGTTACGGCGACCTATACCGGCGCCAATGCCGAAGTGCTGGAAGAAACTGTTGCCGCCCCAATCGAAGGGCAGGTCAACGGCGTCGATGACATGATCTACATGCAGTCGACCAGTAACGACAGCGGCAACTATTCGCTCAACGTTACCTTCGCTGTCGGAACAGACCCGGACATTGCCACGGTCAACACGCAGAACCGGGTCAGTCAGGCCAACAGCCAGCTGCCAAGCGATGTGACCAATAACGGTGTGACAGTGCAAAAAGCCAGCACGAACATGTTGCTGGTCATTACACTGTTTTCGCCGAACGGCAGTTACGATCCGGTCTTCCTGTCAAACTATGCCTCGATCAACCTGAAGGATGCACTTGCCCGTGTGCCTGGGGTTGGTCTGGCAGACGTCATGACCGACTTTTCCTACGGCATGCGTATCTGGCTTGATCCGGACAGGTTGACCAGCCTGGGCATGACACCGACGGATTTCATCACCGCCGTACGTGACCAGAACATTCAGGTGGCTGCCGGTCAGATCGGCGCACCTCCGGTTCCGGATGGACAGCAGTTCCAGTACACGATCAAGGCAAAGGGCCGTCTGGCCTCACCGGAAGAATTTGAGCAGATCGTTCTGCGAACTGGTGCAGACGGCGCAGTCGTAACGATTGGCGATGTTGCCCGCGTCGAACTCGGCGCGCAGGTTTACAACGCCTCCGGCGAATACAATGGCAAGCCTTCCACGGTTCTGGCAATCTATCAGGCACCAGGTGCAAACGCGCTTCAGGTATCGGAAAACGTGCTGGCTCGCCTGGATGAACTGGCCAAGAATTTTCCGCCGGACATGCAGTACGGCGTTCCCTTCAACACTACGGATTTCGTTCAGGCTTCTCTCAACGACGTCATCACCACGCTTTTCCTGACCTTCCTTCTGGTGGTCTCGGTGGTGTTCATCTTCCTCGGGAACTGGCGAGCGACAATCATTCCAACTGTTGCCATTCCAGTGTCGCTTATCGGCACGTTTGCCGTGCTGCTGGCACTTGGCATGACGCTCAACACGATTTCGCTGTTCGCACTGGTGCTGGCCATTGGTATCGTTGTGGATGATGCCATCGTCGTCGTGGAAAACGTGGAACGCATCATTGCCGATGAAGGCTTGTCGCCGAAAGAAGCCACGACGAAAGCGATGGAACAGATCACCAGTCCGGTGATTGCCACGACGCTGGTGCTGCTGGCGGTTTTCGTTCCGACAATCTTCATGCCAGGCATTACCGGCCGTCTCTATTCCCAGTTCGCTGTCACCATCTCGGTCTCTGTGTTGATTTCCTCAATCAACGCGCTGACGCTGTCTCCGGCTCTCTGTGGTCTGATCCTGAAAGCCCGTTCTGGCCCGCCGCGCGGCATCATGGGGCTGTTCGACCGTGGCATCACATCGGTACGCAACGGATATACCGGTATTATTCGCCGCCTTGTTCGCTTCGCCGTGATAGGGCTTGCCGTTGTTGCCGGGGCGGTCGCCTTGATCGTGACACTCGGCGGATCACTGCCTCAGGGCTTTCTGCCTTCGGAAGACCAGGGCTACCTGATGGTCGACGTTCAGCTTCCCGATGGAGCGTCGTTGCAACGGACGGAGAACGTGACCAAGCAGGTGGTTGACCTGACCTCCAAAACGCCGGGTGTGGAAGACGTCGTCATTGTCAACGGCTACTCAATCCTCAACGGCGCAACGTCCTCGAATGCGGCGCTGGTGATTGCGACCATGAAGAACTGGGAAGACCGTCAGGCTCCCGACCTTCGTATTGATGCGATCCTTGCAAAGTTCTGGGCGGAATTTTCGACTATTCCCGGTGCGAATATCATTGCCTTCAACCCCCCGCCGATTCCGGGCCTTGGCACGACCGGCGGTGTTCAGGTGATGCTGCAACAAACCGGTGGAGGTTCGCCGCAGGATTTGTCATCGGCACTTGGCTCGATGATTTATTCTGCCAACCAGAGTGCCGAAGTTGGGCGCGCCTACTCGACTTTCCGGGCCAATGTGCCTCAGGTCTTTATCGATCTTGATCGTGAAAAGGCCAAAACGCTCGGCATCAATGTGTCGGATGTGTTCACGACACTGCAGGCTTATCTGGGCTCGTACTATATCAACGACTTCAACATCTTCGGCCGGGTCTACAAGGTGATGATCCAGGCGGAAGGCAAGTTCCGCGATCGGGTGGAGGATATCGGTGCACTTTATGTGCGGTCGAGCGACGGCACCATGGTGCCCATGCGCAGCATTCTGACGACACAGAATGTCCTCGGTCCGCAGATTCTGACCCGCTACAACATGTTCCGTGCTGCTGCCGTGATGGCTGATCCGGCACCTGGAGCCTCAACAGGTGTGGTCATCAACGAAGTCAATGCCGCGGGGGCTGAAGCCCTTCCGGATGGGTATTCTCTCGAGTGGACAGGTACAGCGCTGCAGCAGCTCGGATCGGGGCAGATCGTTCTTTTCATCCTGCTTTTGTCAATCTTGTTCACGTATCTCTTCCTTGTCGCTCAGTATGAGAGCTGGACGATGCCGATTGCGATTTTGATGTCGGTGTCCTTTGCAATCCTCGGGGCGCTTGTTGCGGTCTTTGCGACTGGGGGGGATGTCAACCTCTACACACAGATCGGCATGATCATGCTTGTCGGGATGGGCGCCAAGAATGCCATCCTCATCGTGGAGTTTGCGATGGAGCAGAGGGCCGATGGCAAGTCGATCAAGGATGCAGCAGTAGAAGCGGCTCATCTTCGGTTCAGGGCGGTCATGATGACGGCCTTGTCGTTCTTGCTGGGTGTCGTGCCATTGATGACCGCATCAAGTGCTGGTGCGGCCAGTCAGAAGGCCATTGGCTTCGCGGTGTTCGGTGGCATGCTGTTTGCGACCTGCATCGGCATTCTCATGATCCCGATTCTTTATGTGAACATGCAGACCATGCGTGAAACCGTCAAAAGCTGGTTTGGCGGAAAAGGAAAAACCCAGACGGAACAGGAGCCTGTTGCGTCCTGA
- a CDS encoding TAXI family TRAP transporter solute-binding subunit, which translates to MSGSNTACSRLTALLGAGLLVMSGAIAGVRADEQHFITIGTGGVTGVYYPSGGATCKIVNMTRADHGVRCSVETTLGSIANIEKIRSGEIDFGYVQSDWQHHAFLGTSAFEEVGPFDELRSIFSLHAEVATIVVRDESSYRVFDDLKEAKINIGSKGSGSAASWNALISGLGWTQSDQEDLEELKTSELSEALCSGRIDAYFELIGHPAALIEETQARCDIRLIGIDGKAVDELLTEVPYYMPADIPAGLYGLSQPVDSFGVVATFVTSARMPEPIVTTLVEAVFENFDSFKRLHPALGRLTENDLVAYGMPAPLHPGALTYFQEKGLVPATAPAKAN; encoded by the coding sequence TTGTCCGGTTCCAATACCGCATGCAGCCGTCTTACCGCACTTCTGGGCGCGGGATTGCTGGTTATGAGCGGTGCAATCGCTGGCGTGCGTGCGGATGAACAGCATTTCATCACGATTGGCACCGGCGGCGTTACCGGCGTCTACTATCCGTCCGGCGGGGCGACTTGCAAGATCGTCAACATGACACGCGCCGACCACGGCGTTCGTTGCTCAGTCGAAACCACGCTGGGGTCAATTGCCAATATCGAAAAGATTCGTTCCGGTGAAATCGATTTTGGTTATGTGCAGTCCGACTGGCAGCATCACGCTTTTCTCGGGACCTCTGCCTTTGAAGAGGTCGGGCCGTTTGACGAGCTACGCTCCATCTTTTCACTTCATGCCGAAGTCGCAACGATCGTCGTTCGAGACGAATCTTCTTATCGGGTCTTCGATGATTTGAAAGAGGCAAAGATAAATATCGGCAGCAAGGGATCGGGGTCCGCTGCTTCCTGGAACGCACTGATCAGCGGCCTTGGCTGGACGCAGAGTGATCAGGAAGATCTAGAAGAGCTCAAGACATCGGAGCTGTCTGAAGCGCTTTGTTCAGGCAGAATTGATGCCTATTTCGAATTGATAGGCCATCCGGCTGCGTTGATCGAGGAAACTCAGGCTCGTTGCGATATTCGACTGATTGGTATCGATGGCAAGGCGGTTGACGAGCTTTTGACAGAAGTTCCCTACTACATGCCAGCCGACATCCCTGCGGGCCTTTATGGTCTTTCGCAGCCAGTGGATTCCTTCGGCGTTGTCGCGACCTTCGTAACGTCTGCGCGCATGCCGGAACCGATCGTGACAACACTCGTAGAAGCGGTTTTCGAAAATTTCGACAGCTTCAAGCGTCTGCATCCCGCACTTGGCCGCCTGACCGAAAATGACCTGGTTGCCTACGGCATGCCGGCGCCGCTACATCCTGGCGCATTGACCTATTTCCAGGAAAAAGGCCTAGTGCCCGCAACCGCACCGGCCAAGGCAAACTGA
- a CDS encoding cytochrome c biogenesis CcdA family protein, translating into MIQEVTIIGAALAGVLSFVSPCVLPLVPPYLGFLAGVSLEQLSGEAEDSTAASRRVFLSALFFVLGFSTVFVLLGATASFLGQFIRAYLDYLSYIAGAAIIVMGLHFLGVFRIGLLYKEARVHVEKKPAGPLGAYVIGLAFGFGWTPCVGPILAAILFVAGGKETVGQGALLLSAYALGLGIPFLIAALFASPFLKFMRRFRKHMGVVEKTMGGVLVLTGVMFLTGQMAVLSYWLLETFPALQTIG; encoded by the coding sequence ATGATCCAGGAAGTCACCATCATAGGCGCCGCGCTTGCCGGTGTCCTATCTTTTGTCTCGCCTTGCGTCCTGCCGTTGGTGCCACCTTACCTCGGGTTCCTTGCGGGCGTTTCGTTGGAGCAACTATCAGGTGAAGCAGAAGACAGCACGGCTGCATCGCGTCGGGTGTTTCTGAGTGCCCTGTTCTTTGTGCTTGGTTTTTCAACCGTGTTCGTTTTGCTGGGGGCGACGGCCAGTTTTCTTGGCCAGTTCATTCGCGCCTATCTCGATTACCTGAGCTATATCGCCGGCGCCGCGATCATCGTTATGGGCCTGCATTTCCTTGGCGTGTTCCGCATAGGCCTGCTTTACAAGGAAGCGCGTGTTCACGTGGAGAAAAAGCCTGCGGGTCCGCTTGGCGCCTATGTCATCGGCCTTGCCTTCGGCTTTGGCTGGACACCTTGTGTCGGCCCAATACTAGCTGCCATTCTGTTTGTCGCTGGCGGAAAAGAAACGGTGGGGCAGGGAGCCTTGCTCTTGAGCGCCTATGCACTCGGCCTCGGTATCCCGTTCCTGATTGCCGCGCTTTTCGCTTCGCCGTTTCTCAAGTTCATGCGGCGGTTCCGCAAGCACATGGGTGTCGTCGAAAAGACCATGGGCGGCGTTCTCGTATTGACCGGGGTCATGTTCTTGACCGGGCAGATGGCGGTCTTGTCTTATTGGCTCCTGGAAACGTTCCCCGCGCTGCAGACCATCGGGTAA